In a genomic window of Scyliorhinus torazame isolate Kashiwa2021f chromosome 5, sScyTor2.1, whole genome shotgun sequence:
- the LOC140420339 gene encoding uncharacterized protein, with the protein MTRTMGKPWKCEDCGKGFRAPCELERHQRSHTGERPFTCSQCEKGFADIGSLRKHERVHTGERPFTCSDCGKGFSQFSSLQIHQRVHTGERPFTCSQCEKGFTDIGGMQRHERVHTGERPFTCSDCGKGFTQLSSLQIHQRVHAGERPFACSQCEKGFTNISNLRRHEQVHTGERPFICSHCEKRFNNISNLRRHEQVHTGERPFTCSQCEKGFTDIGNLRRHERVHTGERPFTCSDCGKGFTRLSHLQTHQRVHTGERPFTCSDCGKGFTRLSSLQRHQSVHTGEKPFICTVCDMGFARLSTLLKHNVTHTKSRPFKCSDCRKGFKSSQLLMSHQRVHSEERPFSCSHCTKSFRTSSNLMKHKRGHTGESPFTSPTGKIFTRSSLAEPQCHSQQ; encoded by the coding sequence atgacccggaccatggggaaaccatggaaatgtgaggattgtgggaagggattcagagccccgtgcgagctggaaaggcatcaacgcagtcacactggagagaggcctttcacctgctctcagtgtgaaaagggattcgctgacattggcagcctgcggaaacatgaacgagttcacactggggagaggccgttcacctgctctgactgtgggaagggattctctcagtttTCCAGCCTGCagatccaccagcgagttcacactggagagaggcctttcacctgctctcagtgtgaaaagggattcactgacattggcggcatgcagagacatgaacgagttcacactggggagaggccattcacctgctctgactgtgggaagggattcactcagttgtccagcctgcagatccaccagcgagttcacgctggagagaggcctttcgcctgctctcagtgtgaaaagggattcactaacattagCAACCTACGGAGACACGaacaagttcacactggagagaggcctttcatctgctctcattgtgaaaagagattcaataaCATTAGCAACCTACGGAGACACGAAcaagttcacactggcgagaggcctttcacctgctctcagtgtgaaaagggattcactgacattggcaacctgcggagacacgaacgagttcacactggagagaggccattcacctgctctgactgtgggaagggattcactcggttatcccacctgcagacacaccagcgagttcacactggagagaggcctttcacctgctctgactgtgggaagggattcactcggttatccagcctgcagagacaccagagtgttcacaccggggagaagccgttcatctgcactgtgtgtgatatgggatttgCTCGATTATCcaccctgctgaaacacaatgtcactcataccaagagcaggccctttaaatgctctgactgcaggaagggtttcaaaagctctcagctactgatgtcccaccagcgcgttcactctgaggagagaccgttcagctgctctcactgcacaaagagctttagaacctcatccaacctgatgaaacacaagcgaggtcacaccggggagagcccgttcacctctccgacagGGAAaatattcactcggtcatcacttgctgagccacaatgtcactcacagcaatga